From one Nocardioides scoriae genomic stretch:
- a CDS encoding LysR family transcriptional regulator, with protein sequence MDVHRLGLLLDLSRLGSMREVADTRGLSTSAVSQQLATLAREAGTALVEPVGRRVRLTPAGRRLAEHAVTILAAVEAARLDLDPDAAPVGTVRVGGFATGVRRTLLPAMAALAEAHPGVEVVVHEYEPLETVALLEADDLDLGLSYDYGLAPVSWPATLRAVPLWRTPWGLGVPATELERHPAADARDLARWADRAWVVNSRNTADADVVRALGAMAGFTPRLAHSIDSLDLVEDLVVAQDCVALLPLDRPTGPGVRVLPLAEDAAVLQAWAVTRRGRDAWPPLRVLLEALRATSADAAA encoded by the coding sequence ATGGACGTCCACCGCCTCGGCCTGCTGCTCGACCTGTCCCGCCTCGGGTCGATGCGCGAGGTCGCCGACACCCGGGGGTTGAGCACCTCGGCGGTCTCCCAGCAGCTGGCCACCCTGGCCCGCGAGGCCGGCACGGCGCTGGTCGAGCCCGTGGGCCGCCGGGTGCGGCTGACCCCCGCGGGCCGTCGGCTGGCCGAGCACGCCGTGACCATCCTGGCCGCCGTCGAGGCCGCCCGGCTCGACCTCGACCCCGATGCCGCCCCGGTCGGCACGGTGCGGGTGGGTGGCTTCGCGACCGGCGTGCGACGCACGCTGCTGCCCGCGATGGCCGCGCTCGCCGAGGCGCACCCGGGCGTGGAGGTGGTGGTGCACGAGTACGAGCCGCTCGAGACGGTCGCACTGCTCGAGGCCGACGACCTCGACCTCGGGCTCAGCTACGACTACGGCCTGGCGCCGGTGTCGTGGCCGGCGACGCTGCGGGCGGTGCCGCTGTGGCGCACGCCCTGGGGGCTGGGCGTGCCCGCCACCGAGCTCGAGCGCCACCCCGCCGCGGACGCCCGCGACCTGGCGCGGTGGGCCGACCGGGCCTGGGTCGTCAACTCCCGCAACACCGCCGACGCCGACGTCGTGCGCGCGCTCGGGGCGATGGCGGGCTTCACGCCGCGGCTGGCCCACTCCATCGACAGCCTCGACCTCGTGGAGGACCTCGTCGTCGCCCAGGACTGCGTCGCGCTGCTGCCGCTGGACCGGCCGACCGGGCCCGGGGTGCGGGTGCTGCCGCTGGCCGAGGACGCCGCCGTGCTCCAGGCGTGGGCCGTCACCCGCCGCGGCCGCGACGCGTGGCCGCCGCTGCGCGTGCTGCTCGAGGCGCTGCGGGCGACGTCGGCGGACGCCGCGGCCTGA